One part of the Thiothrix nivea DSM 5205 genome encodes these proteins:
- a CDS encoding proton-conducting transporter membrane subunit — protein MDKLMLLLPALPLLSALLTRLLSGLLGRGVVRIGLAGSVLTLLLAGFLLWLKLSGQASDLHSVGTVWGSLLFDPLSLLMAFVIAVISLIVRVYSVRYMVEEAGYVRFFILLDLMVAALLVMVAAGDLITLLIAWQLIGVLLYFLLGQDMRSKSAHRYGFWTLITYRFGDLPLLLAAVLLFHAYGTWSLPAIFEQVKADPHVTTFLGLAVVEVVGALIALAAFARSAQFLLHTWLPYTMEGPTPVSALMHAGIVNAGGFLINRFAPVFVETHDVLHWVFVVGLMTSLIGSVLMLTQNDIKKSLGYSTMGQMGFMIMECGVGAFSLAIFHLIAHGLFKGTLFLNAGGVIGQARQHDGIPKDELYTFIIEKQPQGNRYPWLLMAALTMLVPLGVLGLSHLVVDPGVFHKQGAIVLLFFGWVTGVQLLFATYNMRSQNPWRLVTLIIFSFTVVVIGYTLVSHAFTLFLYPEAGFIERLYDSARIDFTWFNALIVLVALVIVVGWLSAYYADRNAAPGKSFATRMWMGFYALLMRELYIAELYTTLTRGLLAGSARINSWLRWG, from the coding sequence ATGGATAAGCTCATGTTACTGCTACCGGCACTGCCGCTGCTGTCGGCCTTGCTGACCCGGCTGCTGTCGGGTTTGCTGGGGCGCGGCGTGGTGCGGATCGGACTGGCGGGTAGCGTACTGACATTGCTGCTGGCCGGTTTCCTGTTATGGCTGAAATTGTCAGGGCAGGCTTCCGATTTACATAGTGTTGGTACGGTATGGGGCAGTCTGCTGTTCGATCCGCTGAGCCTGCTGATGGCTTTTGTCATTGCTGTCATCAGCCTGATCGTGCGGGTCTATTCCGTGCGTTACATGGTGGAAGAAGCCGGTTATGTGCGCTTTTTCATCCTGCTGGATCTGATGGTTGCCGCCCTGCTGGTGATGGTAGCGGCGGGCGACCTGATCACGTTGCTGATTGCGTGGCAACTGATCGGGGTATTGCTGTATTTCCTGTTGGGGCAGGATATGCGCAGCAAATCGGCACACCGCTACGGCTTCTGGACGCTGATTACCTACCGGTTTGGCGATTTGCCGCTGCTGCTGGCGGCGGTGCTGCTGTTCCATGCGTATGGAACCTGGTCATTACCCGCCATTTTCGAGCAGGTGAAAGCTGATCCGCACGTGACAACCTTCCTGGGGCTGGCAGTGGTTGAGGTGGTGGGTGCGCTGATTGCGCTGGCGGCGTTTGCCCGTTCCGCCCAGTTCCTGCTGCATACCTGGCTGCCGTATACGATGGAAGGGCCTACCCCGGTATCCGCCCTGATGCACGCAGGTATCGTGAATGCGGGCGGTTTCCTGATCAACCGCTTTGCGCCGGTTTTCGTTGAGACGCATGATGTGCTGCACTGGGTGTTTGTCGTGGGGCTGATGACCTCACTGATTGGCTCGGTGCTGATGCTGACCCAGAATGACATCAAGAAATCGCTGGGCTATTCCACCATGGGGCAGATGGGTTTCATGATCATGGAATGCGGGGTGGGTGCGTTTTCGCTGGCGATATTCCACCTGATTGCACACGGGCTGTTCAAGGGGACGTTGTTCCTGAATGCAGGCGGGGTCATTGGGCAGGCACGCCAGCACGATGGTATACCCAAGGATGAGCTGTATACCTTCATTATCGAAAAGCAGCCGCAGGGCAACCGTTACCCGTGGCTGTTGATGGCGGCGCTGACCATGCTGGTGCCACTGGGCGTGTTGGGTCTATCGCATCTGGTGGTTGACCCCGGCGTGTTCCACAAGCAGGGCGCGATTGTGCTGCTATTCTTTGGCTGGGTGACGGGCGTGCAGTTGCTGTTTGCGACCTACAACATGCGTTCGCAGAATCCGTGGCGACTGGTAACGCTGATTATCTTCTCGTTTACCGTGGTGGTGATTGGTTACACGCTGGTCAGCCATGCCTTTACCCTGTTCCTTTACCCTGAAGCAGGCTTTATCGAAAGGCTGTATGACTCAGCCCGCATTGATTTTACCTGGTTCAATGCGCTGATTGTGTTGGTGGCGCTGGTGATCGTGGTTGGCTGGCTCAGTGCTTATTACGCCGACCGCAATGCTGCGCCGGGGAAAAGTTTCGCCACCCGCATGTGGATGGGCTTCTATGCCCTGCTGATGCGGGAACTGTATATCGCGGAATTGTACACGACCCTGACCCGTGGCTTGCTGGCCGGGTCTGCGCGGATCAACAGCTGGCTGAGGTGGGGGTAA
- a CDS encoding carboxysome shell carbonic anhydrase, translating to MNTRNAYNIRSGNTQANRNILRRTGATAPVGLAVAKLAPLPVASDAPAKPHPACASLPAAVCRHPLTDGHMNARLAHCEDSVKGRFDMIAPTLKNIAGIPRGAGFAAQAREIAAQWLDYELPESLLDDAWISGPDMKALYAHCVFSALKTSAAQFVDDIRRQVESVQDTRNFFLDCGFHAVDISACSDGRLKGMSRYILRLPISSFTRRKSYAGTLFDVETDVHHWEETELRRFREGVPTTVDAGTRYLKIAVYHTSTSSSCHEGCAAHGSNERKAMEAALERLYQFREAIENSFCCGASTDLLLIGVDTDTDAIRVHVPDANGDLSTHRLIDNAELYRDTLHLSADEARLAVYEAIRKTALETDGWGAGKGEPHDGMRRLVANLLINNLSQIEYVADVYGGRYPDIGHAERFISVGDSFEEVQMRNVAYYARMETLEEGVADMDVGIKIFKGLNVKHGLPVPVAIHFRYNAKVPGSRERAVAKAQRVRDAIKTRYAELDKNGLLFCHLSVQNQPTGSPIETVEDGL from the coding sequence ATGAACACACGTAATGCTTACAACATTCGCTCTGGCAACACGCAGGCTAACCGCAACATCCTGCGCCGTACTGGAGCAACAGCTCCGGTCGGCCTGGCCGTTGCCAAGCTTGCGCCGCTGCCGGTTGCCAGCGATGCACCTGCCAAGCCGCATCCGGCCTGCGCTTCGCTGCCTGCCGCTGTCTGCCGCCACCCGTTGACCGACGGCCACATGAACGCCCGTCTGGCGCATTGCGAAGATTCGGTCAAAGGCCGTTTCGACATGATCGCGCCGACCCTGAAGAACATTGCCGGGATTCCGCGCGGGGCAGGTTTCGCTGCCCAGGCGCGGGAGATCGCCGCGCAGTGGCTGGATTACGAACTGCCGGAAAGCCTGCTGGATGATGCGTGGATTTCCGGCCCGGACATGAAGGCGCTGTATGCCCACTGCGTGTTTTCCGCGCTGAAGACATCCGCCGCCCAGTTTGTGGACGACATCCGCCGTCAGGTCGAAAGCGTGCAGGACACACGCAATTTCTTCCTCGATTGCGGCTTCCACGCGGTCGACATCAGCGCCTGCTCGGATGGACGCTTGAAAGGCATGAGCCGCTACATCCTGCGCCTGCCGATTTCATCGTTCACCCGCCGCAAGTCATATGCAGGCACGCTGTTCGATGTGGAAACCGATGTCCACCACTGGGAAGAAACCGAATTACGCCGCTTCCGCGAAGGTGTTCCGACCACCGTGGATGCAGGCACCCGTTATTTAAAGATTGCGGTGTATCACACCAGCACCAGTTCCTCCTGCCATGAGGGATGTGCTGCCCACGGCAGTAACGAGCGCAAGGCCATGGAAGCCGCACTGGAACGTTTGTACCAGTTCCGTGAAGCCATTGAAAACTCGTTCTGCTGTGGGGCCAGCACAGATTTATTACTGATCGGCGTCGATACCGACACCGATGCGATCCGGGTACACGTGCCGGACGCCAACGGCGATCTGTCGACCCATCGCCTGATCGACAACGCCGAACTGTACCGCGACACCCTGCACCTGTCGGCAGATGAAGCACGACTGGCGGTGTACGAAGCGATCCGCAAGACCGCGCTGGAAACCGACGGCTGGGGCGCAGGCAAGGGCGAACCGCACGACGGAATGCGCCGCCTGGTCGCCAACCTGCTGATCAACAATTTGTCGCAGATTGAATACGTCGCCGATGTATACGGCGGACGCTACCCCGACATCGGTCATGCCGAACGCTTCATCAGCGTCGGCGACAGTTTCGAGGAAGTGCAGATGCGCAACGTGGCCTACTACGCGCGCATGGAAACGCTGGAAGAAGGCGTGGCGGACATGGATGTAGGCATCAAGATTTTCAAGGGACTCAACGTCAAGCACGGGTTGCCGGTTCCGGTGGCGATCCACTTCCGCTACAACGCCAAAGTCCCCGGTTCCCGCGAACGCGCGGTAGCCAAGGCGCAACGGGTACGCGATGCGATCAAGACCCGTTACGCCGAACTGGACAAAAACGGTTTACTGTTCTGCCACCTCTCGGTGCAGAACCAGCCAACCGGCAGCCCGATCGAAACGGTGGAGGACGGTTTATGA
- a CDS encoding carboxysome peptide A yields MRIMRVEKTLVSTNRQAELGHRPLLVVRDKPGAVPLVAVDAIGCIPGDWVICVSSSAAREAAGSKSYPSDLTIVGIIDNWNPEG; encoded by the coding sequence ATGAGAATCATGCGGGTCGAAAAGACGCTGGTTTCCACCAACCGTCAGGCTGAACTGGGTCATCGCCCGCTGCTGGTGGTGCGTGACAAACCGGGTGCTGTGCCGCTGGTAGCGGTGGACGCGATCGGTTGCATCCCCGGTGACTGGGTGATCTGCGTGAGTTCCTCGGCAGCGAGGGAAGCGGCGGGTAGCAAGTCCTACCCCTCCGACCTGACGATTGTGGGGATTATCGACAACTGGAACCCGGAAGGCTGA
- a CDS encoding 4a-hydroxytetrahydrobiopterin dehydratase, which produces MADIRTLNNWDTHKLPVGMSRRYEFGSYEETRQFLDDLASLSERTGYYPSLNFNRTQVTVRIQAEADDLGMVEYGFAAETDAILSHKVAA; this is translated from the coding sequence ATGGCAGATATACGCACACTGAATAACTGGGACACCCACAAACTTCCGGTCGGCATGTCCCGCCGCTACGAGTTCGGTTCCTATGAGGAAACCCGCCAGTTTCTTGACGATCTGGCCAGCCTTTCTGAACGCACGGGTTACTACCCCAGTCTGAATTTTAACCGCACCCAGGTGACTGTCCGCATCCAGGCCGAAGCTGATGATCTGGGCATGGTCGAATACGGTTTCGCCGCTGAAACCGACGCGATCCTGTCGCACAAAGTGGCAGCCTGA
- a CDS encoding BMC domain-containing protein, whose amino-acid sequence MAQVTGIALGMIETRGLVPAIEAADAMTKAAEVKLIGRQFVGGGYVTVLVRGETGAVNAAVRAGADACERVGDGIVAAHIIARVHSEVETILPTAE is encoded by the coding sequence ATGGCACAGGTAACAGGTATTGCACTTGGCATGATCGAAACACGCGGTCTGGTTCCGGCTATCGAAGCAGCGGACGCCATGACCAAAGCAGCAGAAGTCAAACTGATCGGACGCCAGTTCGTCGGCGGCGGCTACGTCACCGTACTGGTACGTGGCGAAACCGGCGCGGTCAACGCCGCAGTCCGTGCGGGCGCTGACGCTTGCGAACGGGTCGGCGACGGCATCGTGGCGGCGCACATCATTGCGCGTGTCCACTCTGAAGTGGAAACGATTTTGCCTACGGCTGAATAA
- a CDS encoding carboxysome peptide B, whose amino-acid sequence MEIMRVERDLVATRRVPGLKSASLRVLKGLKGGLLVATDPIGVPAGKWVFTSSGSAARFGMGDADIQTDLTILGIIDYWDEE is encoded by the coding sequence ATGGAAATCATGCGCGTTGAACGCGATCTGGTTGCCACTCGCCGGGTTCCGGGTTTGAAAAGCGCCTCCCTGCGGGTTCTGAAGGGCCTCAAGGGCGGGCTGCTGGTAGCGACCGATCCGATTGGCGTACCAGCAGGAAAATGGGTTTTTACCTCCAGTGGTTCAGCGGCACGCTTCGGCATGGGCGACGCCGACATCCAGACGGATCTAACCATACTGGGCATTATTGATTACTGGGATGAAGAATAA
- a CDS encoding SulP family inorganic anion transporter: MINWLRSLSNNFTPYRQWAGELKNPTTLKSDAMAGLTVAMIAIPQAMAYAQLAGLPAYVGLYASFLPVIVAALFGSSRQLSTGPVALASLMSATAIQPYVSLGIEMMMVYAALLAFMIGVFRLSLGLLRLGIVVDFLSNPVVLGFTNGAALIIGTSQLPKVFGLDIKADQFEHYYEYLWAVVTSLGDTQLVIFLMGAVALTSLLMLKRYAPRLPGILLTVVLTTVIAWFFHYEERGGSVVGAIPQGLPAFSFPVVTFNFDQLGGLMISAIVIGLMGLVEAISISKAIASQTRQPWSVNQELVGQGMANIASGLSQGYVVSGSFSRSAVNFASGARTGLASIITGLLIGITLLFLTDLLYHLPQATLGAVIIMAVLNLFSLEPIVRAWKVERHDGIAAIITFAATLMFAPHLEVGILTGILLSLGLFLYRTMTPNFVELARDPSDGILRDAELHDLPTSDSVAIFGFDGDLYFANAGYLEGKLLNSIARKPALKAVILDLEGVGQVDATGENMLEKMVDRLRAKGIDLYIARSKAQVYAAFDRSGLVRHIGTGHFFKERKDALQYAKQVFADAVDITPLQLPIVNRAGGIYG, from the coding sequence ATGATTAACTGGCTACGATCCCTCAGCAATAATTTCACCCCTTACCGGCAATGGGCGGGGGAGCTGAAAAATCCTACAACCCTGAAATCCGATGCGATGGCGGGGCTTACCGTCGCCATGATTGCGATTCCACAGGCCATGGCTTACGCGCAACTGGCGGGGCTGCCTGCGTATGTTGGCTTGTATGCCTCCTTCCTGCCGGTGATCGTGGCGGCGCTGTTCGGTTCTTCACGCCAGTTGAGCACTGGCCCGGTGGCACTGGCTTCGCTGATGTCGGCAACTGCCATCCAGCCCTACGTCTCACTGGGCATTGAAATGATGATGGTTTATGCGGCGCTGCTGGCCTTCATGATCGGCGTGTTCCGTCTGTCACTGGGGTTGCTGCGGCTCGGGATCGTGGTCGACTTCCTGTCCAATCCGGTGGTCTTGGGCTTTACCAATGGCGCGGCGCTGATTATCGGCACTTCGCAATTGCCGAAAGTGTTTGGCCTCGACATCAAGGCTGACCAGTTCGAGCATTATTACGAGTATTTGTGGGCAGTAGTCACTTCACTGGGTGACACGCAACTGGTCATTTTCCTGATGGGGGCGGTTGCGTTGACTTCACTGCTGATGCTGAAACGCTATGCGCCGCGTTTGCCGGGTATCCTGCTTACAGTCGTGCTGACCACGGTGATTGCTTGGTTTTTCCATTACGAGGAGCGCGGCGGCAGTGTGGTGGGGGCGATTCCGCAAGGCTTACCGGCATTTTCCTTCCCGGTGGTTACGTTCAATTTCGACCAGCTTGGCGGGCTGATGATCTCGGCCATCGTGATCGGCCTGATGGGGCTGGTGGAAGCCATTTCCATCTCCAAGGCGATTGCCTCGCAAACCCGCCAGCCGTGGTCGGTGAATCAGGAACTGGTCGGGCAGGGCATGGCGAATATCGCCTCCGGTTTGTCGCAGGGGTATGTGGTGTCGGGTTCGTTTTCGCGTTCTGCGGTGAATTTTGCCTCCGGCGCGCGTACCGGGCTGGCCTCGATCATTACCGGATTGCTGATCGGCATTACCTTGCTGTTCCTGACTGACCTGCTTTATCACCTGCCGCAGGCGACCCTGGGTGCGGTCATCATTATGGCGGTGCTCAACCTGTTTTCACTGGAGCCGATCGTGCGGGCGTGGAAGGTGGAACGGCATGATGGTATTGCCGCCATCATCACCTTCGCTGCCACGCTGATGTTCGCGCCGCATCTGGAAGTGGGCATCCTGACGGGTATCCTGCTCTCGCTCGGCCTGTTCCTGTACCGCACCATGACGCCGAATTTCGTGGAACTGGCACGTGACCCCAGCGACGGCATCCTGCGTGACGCCGAACTGCACGACCTGCCGACCAGCGACAGCGTGGCGATCTTCGGCTTTGACGGCGATCTCTATTTCGCCAACGCCGGGTATCTGGAAGGCAAGCTGCTGAACAGCATTGCCCGCAAGCCTGCCCTCAAGGCAGTGATTTTGGATCTGGAAGGCGTCGGCCAGGTAGATGCGACCGGTGAGAACATGCTGGAAAAGATGGTCGACCGCTTACGCGCCAAGGGCATCGACCTGTATATCGCCCGCAGCAAGGCGCAGGTTTATGCCGCTTTTGATCGCTCCGGCCTGGTCAGGCATATCGGCACCGGGCATTTCTTCAAGGAACGCAAAGACGCCCTGCAATACGCCAAACAGGTCTTTGCCGATGCCGTTGACATCACCCCTTTGCAGTTGCCGATCGTGAACCGGGCTGGAGGTATTTATGGATAA
- a CDS encoding nitric oxide reductase activation protein NorD, translating to MAIQLSDYQDVLDELGETANAVLESNWHDAARVFTPRGLDTYLRGAAGLNSLGRGTDLVEAFLEAAPQVAREIGEEAVSELLSAAIKMYSRTSAAVLVLLFSTAPTAATRMGELELFKGYLGLLNTLLAQAPRSLRPMLSKLDVLLTHLTLGGLRRWAMWGVAAYRNKFDEQTAYFGLDSDDSRTIMKKEQRGVLFVDVQRRLIMYLRALWGQDFFLRPTSGDFETREGYRPYIEHYFIHLPDAFDDFSEQENAAAEDKIAGMELYRAAAAHASAHIMHSRYDPLAEDLSSLQKAMIGLVEDARVEALAIKAFPGLKQIWLNLLPTDQSKTDSTGALLDRMARAMADENYCNDDHPLVEAARALFQQASDRLSEQRLAWEIGRELAKQAESLGIRFNPNKDLPANPYRDDNRYLWVDQTEEADGILLPGQTKQVRKYVSVMEMWNNLDVEFAGDDAQEVWVLATEWFHDDGKSLNEKEGKPPMASPVHYPEWDYQTQLERPNWTTVLEKRPKLGEVAEIDAAIERNKPIISRLKHLIEAVQPQGVVRQRKQEDGDTIDINAAVDAMVSIRMGSQPDPRINIRTHLQIRDLSVVLLIDLSESTNDQVRDAEEGVTVLDMAREAAALLAEALNKVGDPFAIHGFDSNGRHDVEYYRIKDFDAPYSDVTKGRLAGMKGQLSTRMGAALRHAGSLLAQRASQKKLVILLTDGEPADNDVRDPQYLRFDTKKAVEELGRSGIRTFCLSLDPYADQYVSNIFGAKNYLVLDHVTRLPEKLPALYLSMTR from the coding sequence ATGGCGATTCAACTCAGTGACTATCAGGATGTCCTGGACGAATTGGGCGAAACCGCCAATGCCGTCCTCGAATCCAACTGGCACGACGCCGCGCGCGTGTTCACCCCGCGTGGGCTGGACACTTACCTGCGCGGCGCGGCTGGTCTGAATTCACTGGGGCGCGGCACCGATCTGGTCGAAGCATTCCTCGAAGCTGCCCCGCAGGTAGCGCGAGAAATCGGTGAGGAAGCGGTTTCCGAGCTGCTTTCCGCCGCCATCAAAATGTATTCCCGCACCAGCGCTGCTGTTCTGGTGCTGCTGTTTTCCACTGCCCCGACTGCCGCCACCCGCATGGGTGAGCTGGAACTGTTCAAGGGCTATCTCGGCCTGCTGAATACCCTGCTGGCGCAGGCTCCACGCAGCTTGCGCCCGATGCTGTCGAAGCTGGATGTGTTGCTGACCCACCTGACCCTGGGCGGTTTGCGCCGCTGGGCCATGTGGGGTGTTGCCGCCTACCGCAACAAGTTTGACGAACAGACGGCCTATTTCGGGCTGGACAGCGACGACTCCCGCACCATCATGAAAAAGGAACAGCGCGGGGTACTGTTCGTCGATGTACAACGTCGCCTGATCATGTATTTGCGGGCGCTGTGGGGTCAGGATTTTTTCCTGCGCCCTACCTCCGGTGACTTTGAAACGCGCGAAGGTTATCGCCCTTATATCGAACATTATTTCATCCACTTGCCGGACGCTTTCGATGACTTCAGCGAGCAGGAAAATGCTGCTGCCGAAGACAAGATTGCTGGCATGGAACTCTACCGCGCAGCCGCCGCGCACGCTTCCGCGCACATCATGCATTCGCGCTACGACCCGCTGGCCGAAGACCTGAGTTCGCTGCAAAAAGCCATGATCGGGCTGGTGGAAGATGCGCGGGTGGAAGCACTCGCGATCAAGGCTTTCCCCGGCCTCAAGCAAATCTGGCTCAACCTGCTGCCTACTGATCAAAGCAAAACGGATAGCACCGGCGCACTGCTCGACCGCATGGCTCGCGCGATGGCTGATGAAAACTACTGCAACGACGATCACCCGCTGGTGGAAGCCGCACGTGCGTTGTTCCAGCAAGCTTCCGACCGTCTGAGCGAGCAACGTCTGGCGTGGGAAATCGGGCGCGAACTGGCCAAACAGGCCGAGTCGCTCGGTATCCGCTTCAACCCCAACAAGGATTTGCCCGCCAACCCCTACCGTGATGACAACCGCTACCTGTGGGTAGACCAGACTGAAGAGGCCGACGGCATACTGCTGCCCGGCCAGACCAAACAGGTACGCAAATACGTCAGCGTCATGGAAATGTGGAACAACCTCGACGTTGAATTCGCGGGTGATGACGCGCAGGAAGTCTGGGTGCTGGCGACCGAATGGTTCCATGACGACGGCAAGTCCCTCAACGAGAAGGAAGGCAAGCCGCCGATGGCTTCGCCGGTGCACTACCCGGAATGGGATTACCAGACCCAGTTAGAGCGCCCCAACTGGACGACGGTACTGGAAAAGCGCCCGAAACTGGGCGAAGTCGCCGAAATCGACGCCGCCATCGAACGCAACAAACCGATCATATCGCGCCTCAAACACCTGATCGAAGCGGTACAGCCACAAGGCGTGGTACGTCAGCGCAAACAGGAAGACGGCGACACCATCGACATCAATGCGGCGGTGGATGCGATGGTCAGTATTCGCATGGGTTCGCAGCCCGACCCGCGCATCAACATCCGCACCCACTTGCAAATCCGCGATTTGTCGGTAGTGCTGCTGATCGACCTGTCGGAATCGACCAACGATCAGGTACGCGACGCCGAGGAAGGCGTAACGGTGCTGGACATGGCGCGCGAAGCCGCCGCCCTGCTGGCCGAAGCGCTCAACAAGGTGGGCGACCCGTTCGCCATCCACGGTTTCGACTCCAACGGGCGGCACGATGTCGAGTACTACCGCATCAAGGATTTCGACGCGCCCTACAGCGATGTGACCAAGGGGCGTTTGGCAGGTATGAAGGGGCAGCTTTCCACCCGCATGGGCGCGGCCTTGCGTCATGCCGGTTCCTTATTGGCGCAACGAGCCAGCCAAAAGAAACTGGTGATCCTGCTGACCGATGGCGAGCCTGCCGACAATGACGTGCGCGATCCGCAATACCTGCGTTTCGACACCAAGAAGGCGGTGGAAGAGCTAGGGCGTAGCGGCATCCGCACCTTCTGCCTGAGCCTCGACCCTTACGCCGATCAGTATGTTTCCAACATCTTCGGCGCGAAAAACTATCTGGTGCTGGATCACGTCACGCGCCTGCCGGAAAAACTGCCTGCGCTCTACCTGAGCATGACCCGGTGA
- a CDS encoding BMC domain-containing protein produces the protein MAEVTGIALGMIETRGLVPAIEAADAMTKAAEVRLVGRQFVGGGYVTVLVRGETGAVNAAVRAGADACERVGDGIVAAHIIARVHSEVESILPKPGETADQAVIG, from the coding sequence ATGGCTGAAGTGACGGGCATTGCCCTTGGCATGATTGAAACTCGCGGTCTGGTGCCTGCCATCGAAGCGGCGGACGCCATGACCAAAGCAGCAGAAGTACGTCTGGTAGGACGGCAGTTTGTCGGCGGCGGTTACGTAACCGTGCTGGTACGCGGCGAAACCGGTGCGGTCAACGCAGCGGTACGCGCCGGAGCCGACGCCTGCGAACGGGTTGGTGACGGCATCGTGGCGGCGCACATCATTGCGCGTGTCCATTCCGAAGTGGAAAGCATCCTCCCCAAGCCGGGCGAGACCGCTGACCAGGCAGTTATCGGTTAA